From a single Miscanthus floridulus cultivar M001 chromosome 8, ASM1932011v1, whole genome shotgun sequence genomic region:
- the LOC136478012 gene encoding transcription factor BIM2-like isoform X1 encodes MQLFQGEKPAHDFLSLHTGGGSSSPVQHSSQAAGYELGVYNSLKPLKLGKRRGGGDGDSGGAIGVAPSSGLEADSEERVLPGGVGTFSIRQVASAATQSRGEAAGHGVVVRGAFPPAVHVSRTEGPPHGTESGARAHSGPATMWQDSGMDQRSRGARGGEGRSRSSGSSADQGPSTPRSKHSATEQRRRTKINDRLEILRELMPHGDQKRDKASFLLEVIEYIRFLQEKVQKYESAHPQKNHEDSSMPWAKVYYRSCWKNTEDINQGGGLAASTQDTNKEQYGSKQTTVASSALFDTQSTRETSANDISSQKPTSTAQSRADNNIPSKQPPWLSMSTSDSDNRTLSKNEKQTLHEDTQSLSDAYSQGLLNRLTQALKRSGVDPSQASISVEISMDRRATEPNNIHDDLKDHECEDAIHVTKKLRCERS; translated from the exons ATGCAGCTCTTCCAAG GAGAGAAGCCGGCTCACGATTTCCTGTCGCTCCACACCGGAGGAGGCTCCTCGTCGCCGGTGCAGCATTCCTCCCAAG CTGCAGGGTACGAATTGGGGGTATACAATTCACTGAAGCCCCTGAAGCTGGGcaagcggcgcggcggcggcgacggcgacagcgGCGGAGCGATCGGCGTGGCACCGTCGTCGGGGTTGGAGGCGGACTCGGAGGAGCGTGTCTTACCGGGTGGCGTCGGGACGTTCAGCATCAGGCAGGTGGCATCTGCTGCGACTCAGTCGAGGGGAgaagccgccggccatggcgtcgtCGTCAGGGGTGCCTTTCCTCCTGCCGTCCATGTTTCCAGAACGGAGGGCCCGCCGCACGGAACAGAATCGGGAGCCAGGGCTCACAGCGGTCCGGCCACAATGTGGcaagattctggcatggaccaaAGATCCAGAG GcgcgagaggaggggaggggagaagCAGAAGCAGCGGCAGCAGCGCTGATCAGGGGCCCAGCACACCGAGATCCAAGCATTCCGCTACGGAGCAGCGGAGAAGGACAAAGATAAATGACAG GCTCGAAATACTTCGGGAACTCATGCCACACGGTGATCAGAAGAGGGACAAGGCATCTTTCCTTCTTGAG GTTATTGAATACATAAGGTTCTTGCAAGAGAAGGTCCAAAAGTACGAGTCAGCCCACCCACAAAAGAATCACGAGGACTCCTCCATGCCATGG GCAAAAGTTTACTACAGATCATGCTGGAAAAACACAGAG GATATCAACCAAGGAGGAGGATTAGCAGCTTCCACACAAGATACGAACAAAGAACAGTATGGTTCCAAGCAAACTACAGTGGCATCGTCTGCTCTCTTCGACACACAAAGCACTAGAGAAACTAGTGCAAACGACATTTCTTCCCAAAAGCCAACAAGCACAGCACAAAGCAGGGCAG ACAACAACATACCTAGCAAACAGCCACCATGGCTGAGCATGTCAACCTCTGATTCAGACAACAGAACACTAAGCAAGAACGAGAAACAAACTCTCCATGAGGATACTCAAAGTCTTTCTGATGCTTACTCTCAAGG GCTGCTAAATAGATTGACGCAAGCACTAAAAAGGTCGGGAGTAGATCCATCTCAAGCTAGTATATCTGTAGAGATCAGTATGGACAGAAGAGCAACAGAACCTAACAATATACATGACGATTTGAAG GATCATGAATGTGAAGATGCTATCCATGTGACCAAGAAGCTTCGGTGCGAAAGAAGCTAG
- the LOC136478012 gene encoding transcription factor BIM1-like isoform X2 — translation MQLFQGEKPAHDFLSLHTGGGSSSPVQHSSQAAGYELGVYNSLKPLKLGKRRGGGDGDSGGAIGVAPSSGLEADSEERVLPGGVGTFSIRQVASAATQSRGEAAGHGVVVRGAFPPAVHVSRTEGPPHGTESGARAHSGPATMWQDSGMDQRSRGARGGEGRSRSSGSSADQGPSTPRSKHSATEQRRRTKINDRLEILRELMPHGDQKRDKASFLLEDINQGGGLAASTQDTNKEQYGSKQTTVASSALFDTQSTRETSANDISSQKPTSTAQSRADNNIPSKQPPWLSMSTSDSDNRTLSKNEKQTLHEDTQSLSDAYSQGLLNRLTQALKRSGVDPSQASISVEISMDRRATEPNNIHDDLKDHECEDAIHVTKKLRCERS, via the exons ATGCAGCTCTTCCAAG GAGAGAAGCCGGCTCACGATTTCCTGTCGCTCCACACCGGAGGAGGCTCCTCGTCGCCGGTGCAGCATTCCTCCCAAG CTGCAGGGTACGAATTGGGGGTATACAATTCACTGAAGCCCCTGAAGCTGGGcaagcggcgcggcggcggcgacggcgacagcgGCGGAGCGATCGGCGTGGCACCGTCGTCGGGGTTGGAGGCGGACTCGGAGGAGCGTGTCTTACCGGGTGGCGTCGGGACGTTCAGCATCAGGCAGGTGGCATCTGCTGCGACTCAGTCGAGGGGAgaagccgccggccatggcgtcgtCGTCAGGGGTGCCTTTCCTCCTGCCGTCCATGTTTCCAGAACGGAGGGCCCGCCGCACGGAACAGAATCGGGAGCCAGGGCTCACAGCGGTCCGGCCACAATGTGGcaagattctggcatggaccaaAGATCCAGAG GcgcgagaggaggggaggggagaagCAGAAGCAGCGGCAGCAGCGCTGATCAGGGGCCCAGCACACCGAGATCCAAGCATTCCGCTACGGAGCAGCGGAGAAGGACAAAGATAAATGACAG GCTCGAAATACTTCGGGAACTCATGCCACACGGTGATCAGAAGAGGGACAAGGCATCTTTCCTTCTTGAG GATATCAACCAAGGAGGAGGATTAGCAGCTTCCACACAAGATACGAACAAAGAACAGTATGGTTCCAAGCAAACTACAGTGGCATCGTCTGCTCTCTTCGACACACAAAGCACTAGAGAAACTAGTGCAAACGACATTTCTTCCCAAAAGCCAACAAGCACAGCACAAAGCAGGGCAG ACAACAACATACCTAGCAAACAGCCACCATGGCTGAGCATGTCAACCTCTGATTCAGACAACAGAACACTAAGCAAGAACGAGAAACAAACTCTCCATGAGGATACTCAAAGTCTTTCTGATGCTTACTCTCAAGG GCTGCTAAATAGATTGACGCAAGCACTAAAAAGGTCGGGAGTAGATCCATCTCAAGCTAGTATATCTGTAGAGATCAGTATGGACAGAAGAGCAACAGAACCTAACAATATACATGACGATTTGAAG GATCATGAATGTGAAGATGCTATCCATGTGACCAAGAAGCTTCGGTGCGAAAGAAGCTAG
- the LOC136478013 gene encoding protein TIC 20-v, chloroplastic-like — protein sequence MASAVSLLLLSPPRQLRRDGTSRLLSTPHRRVLLSAPTSATPLRLLSAAPRASNNNEAVKAPDRLVAAVAYLYPFLDGAHHGRFLLAQFPFFSAVLRPLAPAARLFHSSPLTPFLLFLTLYFAVVRNQQAFSRFVRFNAMQAVVLDVLLIFPDLLAQSFAPSGGVGFEVFQSMESTVFLFLLVSLVYGGGACLLGKTPRLPIVADAAERQVM from the coding sequence ATGGCATCCGCCGTTTCGCTTCTCCTCCTCTCGCCCCCGCGCCAGCTCCGCCGCGACGGCACATCCCGCCTCCTCAGCACCCCGCACCGGCGAGTCCTCCTCTCCGCCCCCACCAGCGCGACCCCTCTTCGGCTCCTctccgccgcgccgcgcgcctccAACAATAACGAGGCCGTGAAGGCGCCCGACCGCCTCGTGGCCGCGGTCGCCTACCTCTACCCGTTCCTCGACGGCGCGCACCACGGCCGCTTCCTCCTCGCGCAGTTCCCCTTCTTCAGCGCGGTGCTCCGCCCGCTGGCCCCCGCGGCAAGGCTTTTCCACTCGTCGCCGCTCAcgcccttcctcctcttcctcacgcTCTACTTCGCCGTCGTGCGGAACCAGCAGGCCTTCTCCCGCTTCGTCCGCTTCAATGCCATGCAGGCCGTCGTGCTCGACGTGCTGCTCATCTTCCCCGACCTGCTCGCGCAGTCGTTCGCGCCCTCCGGTGGGGTCGGGTTCGAGGTCTTCCAGAGCATGGAGAGCACGGTCTTCCTCTTCCTGCTCGTCTCCTTGGTCTACGGCGGGGGCGCCTGCCTGCTCGGGAAGACGCCACGGCTGCCCATTGTCGCAGATGCAGCCGAGCGCCAGGTGATGTGA